The Macrobrachium nipponense isolate FS-2020 chromosome 46, ASM1510439v2, whole genome shotgun sequence genome has a segment encoding these proteins:
- the LOC135214768 gene encoding importin-11-like — MSTISSVIFLQRESEGLHDFLINIIRISTDVREDCHVYLLEDGLMLWLTTLENTAHPHESLLQLFDNMLPLLELSTENLRLCLQITTAYTLLCPQQFFTKYGSRLIECFNSMLKDMKSEGIVLVLRSVEMMLRVQPVEGSTLIQPLLPSVMKVVAEGDQYPMVMSMYLSVVARLVLYAEHIFTWAVNQTAADQSKAPDAVLEQIVSVWSEKLSLVSPEERRKLCGLGLAYLCGSGWQPVLKVWPAAVTAVAEVVFDVTMEDSTDDKLVVNGGRLGSPEVYELETEHVLRRQAVAQEDPVHTTSLRVFLGQQMKRLQQSTDATTIMTLAQDLEDNCKNLLEEVTVAS; from the exons ATGAGTACAATTTCAAGTGTCATATTTTTACAGCGTGAGAGTGAAGGCCTCCATGactttttgataaatatcatACGCATATCAACTGATGTACGTGAGGATTGCCATGTATATTTACTTGAGGATGGGCTGATGCTGTGGTTAACAACTCTAGAAAATACTGCACATCCACATGAGTCACTCCTTCAGCTCTTTGACAATATGTTGCCACTTCTGGAATTGTCTACTGAAAATCTTCGACTCTGCCTGCAGATTACAACAGCATACACATTGCTGTGTCCTCAGCAGTTCTTCACAAA ATATGGAAGTCGCCTAATTGAATGCTTCAATTCAATGCTGAAAGATATGAAAAGTGAAGGCATAGTACTTGTGTTACGATCAGTTGAAATGATGCTTCGAGTACAGCCTGTTGAAGGCTCAACCCTAATCCAACCTCTCCTTCCAAGTGTCATGAAAGTTGTGGCAGAAGGAGACCAGTACCCAATGGTTATGTCTATGTACCTGTCTGTTGTTGCTCGACTTGTCCTCTATGCAGAACATATATTTACGTGGGCAGTTAATCAG ACTGCTGCTGACCAGTCAAAGGCTCCAGATGCAGTTCTAGAACAGATTGTCAGTGTGTGGTCAGAAAAACTATCCCTTGTTTCTCCTGAAGAACGAAGGAAACTTTGTGGTCTTGGATTAGCTTACCTCTGTGGATCTGGCTGGCAACCAGTATTGAAAGTTTGGCCTGCTGCCGTCACAGCTGTTGCTGAAGTAGTTTTTGATGTTACTATGGAAGATTCCACGGATGATAAGCTT GTGGTAAATGGCGGGAGACTTGGTTCTCCAGAGGTTTACGAGCTTGAAACAGAGCATGTTTTGAGACGTCAGGCAGTAGCACAAGAAGATCCTGTTCACACTACATCGTTGCGCGTTTTTCTTGGACAGCAGATGAAACGACTTCAGCAGAGCACTGATGCAACCACTATCATGACATTAGCACAAGATTTGGAAGATAATTGTAAAAATCTTCTTGAAGAAGTGACTGTGGCATCATAA